GTGGGACGTGAACTTCGACAGCAACGCGAACGTCGTCGAAACGGCGATCAAGCGGCTGCGCGCGAAACTCGACGGCCCGTTCACGGACAAGCTGCTGCACACGATCCGCGGGATGGGCTACGTGCTCGAGGCGCGCGAGGACGGCGACACCGAGAGGCCGGCATGAAACGCTCGATCGTCCTGCGGCTGTCGGCGATGTTCGGCATCGTGTCGCTGCTCGTGTTCACGCTGGTCGGCTGCGGGCTGTTCGTGATGATGGAGCGCCAGTTGTTCGCCGAGCTGCGCGCGACGCTCGACACGCGCGCCAAGGTCGCCGAGATGATCGTGTCGCATGCGCTCACGCCGCAGCGCGGGCGCCTCATGCAGGAAAAGCTCGCCGATCTCGAACCGCCCGACGGTTCGACGCGCTACCAGGTCGACACCCCGAACCCGGACTTCCGCTTTGGCCAGCCTGTCGACGGGGTGCCCGTCGGCGCACCGTTCGGCGCCTTCCAGCAATACGCGCTCAACCACAGCACCTACGACGTGATGACGAAGACCGTCACGGTGGCCGGCAATGGCGAGCGGCCGACGCTGAAGCTGGTCGTCGCCAGCTCGTGCGAGCGCACGCAGCGGATGCTGCGCCGCTTCGGCTGGACGCTCGCCGCGCTGATCACGATCGCGACGATCATTACGCTGCTGCTGAGCCGTGCGGTGGCCCGTTTCGGGCTCGCGCCGCTCGACCGGCTGTCGCAGGACGCATCCGCGATCAGCCTCGCGAACCGCCGCCAGCGGCTGCAGACCGACGCGCTGCCGGCCGAACTGCGCGACCTCGCCACATCGTTCAACGGCGCGCTCGACCGCATCCAGCAAACCTACGCGCGACTCGAGGCGTTCAACGCGGACGTCGCGCACGAACTGCGCACGCCGATCAGCATCCTGATCGGCCAGACCCAGGTTGCGCTGACCAGCCGCGACCGCACGGTCGAGCGGATGCAGCAGACGCTGCAGTCGAACCTCGAGGAATTCGAGCGGCTGCGCGTGATCATCAACGACATGCTGTTCCTGTCGCGCAGCGACCGCGGCGAACGTGCGACCGACCTGAAGGACGTGTCGCTCGCCGACGAAGTGCGGCGCATGCTCGACTTTCTCGAAATCCCGCTCGACGAGGCGCAGTTGCGCGCCGAGCTGCACGGCGATGCGCGCGCGGCCGTCGATCCGTCGCTGTTCCGCCGCGCGATGACCAACCTGCTGATCAACGCGATCCAGCATTCGGCGCCCGGCGCGACGGTCAGCGTGACGATCGTGCGCCGTGACACGCTGGTCGAAATGTCCGTCGCGAACCCCGGCGAACCGATCGACCCCGCCCGGCGTTCGCACGTGTTCGAGCGCTTCTACCGGCTCGAGGAGGCCCGCGCGAACAGCAAGGAAAACCACGGGCTCGGGCTGTCGATCGTCAAGGCCGTCGCCGAAATGCACGGCGGCAGCGTGTTCGTCGCCTGCTCGGGCGGCATCAACACGTTCGGGTTCTCGGTCTCGACGCAACCCTGCGCCGGCGGCCCGTTGCGCCCGGCCGACCTGCACGATACCCGGCCGGCCCACGCGCCCCGCGCGTTGCACTGACGGCGGCCGCGCGGCCGCCCGCCGAGGGCAGT
This window of the Burkholderia lata genome carries:
- a CDS encoding heavy metal sensor histidine kinase, whose translation is MKRSIVLRLSAMFGIVSLLVFTLVGCGLFVMMERQLFAELRATLDTRAKVAEMIVSHALTPQRGRLMQEKLADLEPPDGSTRYQVDTPNPDFRFGQPVDGVPVGAPFGAFQQYALNHSTYDVMTKTVTVAGNGERPTLKLVVASSCERTQRMLRRFGWTLAALITIATIITLLLSRAVARFGLAPLDRLSQDASAISLANRRQRLQTDALPAELRDLATSFNGALDRIQQTYARLEAFNADVAHELRTPISILIGQTQVALTSRDRTVERMQQTLQSNLEEFERLRVIINDMLFLSRSDRGERATDLKDVSLADEVRRMLDFLEIPLDEAQLRAELHGDARAAVDPSLFRRAMTNLLINAIQHSAPGATVSVTIVRRDTLVEMSVANPGEPIDPARRSHVFERFYRLEEARANSKENHGLGLSIVKAVAEMHGGSVFVACSGGINTFGFSVSTQPCAGGPLRPADLHDTRPAHAPRALH